One Acetobacterium sp. KB-1 DNA segment encodes these proteins:
- a CDS encoding carboxymuconolactone decarboxylase family protein, producing the protein MDGVGGEKVIETLKTIAPDLDNYIIEFAFGDIYSRPGLTLEERELITITSLLTVGGCEPQLDVHINGALNVGILPDKIIEAFIQCIPYTGFPKVLNAVAVAKKVFPARDALAHDQQAPDMS; encoded by the coding sequence ATTGATGGAGTTGGCGGCGAAAAAGTAATCGAGACGCTAAAAACAATCGCCCCCGACTTGGACAACTATATTATTGAATTCGCCTTTGGCGATATTTACTCCCGACCGGGGCTGACCCTTGAGGAACGGGAACTAATCACCATCACCAGCCTGCTGACCGTTGGCGGCTGCGAACCCCAGCTGGACGTACATATCAATGGCGCCTTAAATGTCGGGATTTTACCAGATAAAATTATTGAAGCATTTATTCAGTGCATCCCCTACACCGGATTTCCGAAAGTTTTAAATGCGGTTGCGGTTGCCAAAAAGGTCTTTCCCGCCCGTGATGCACTTGCCCATGACCAACAAGCTCCTGACATGAGCTAA
- a CDS encoding DUF4145 domain-containing protein, giving the protein MKSNYAFLNDHFPALAGMGSLAEDYLYTDGNSCLIKLGLFGETMVNLMMALDGVTPPEGENTHANRIKTLKREGLIPAAIDDIFYALRKARNRAVHEGYDGFDDAKALIDQMKP; this is encoded by the coding sequence ATGAAGTCAAACTACGCTTTTTTAAATGATCACTTTCCAGCCCTGGCCGGGATGGGCAGTCTGGCCGAGGACTATCTGTATACCGACGGTAATTCCTGCCTGATTAAGCTGGGTCTTTTTGGCGAAACGATGGTCAATCTGATGATGGCGCTGGATGGGGTGACCCCGCCAGAAGGGGAGAATACCCACGCCAACCGGATCAAAACGCTGAAACGGGAAGGCCTGATTCCGGCGGCCATTGATGACATTTTTTACGCCCTGCGCAAAGCCCGAAACCGAGCGGTTCATGAAGGCTACGACGGCTTTGACGACGCCAAAGCCCTCATCGACCAGATGAAACCATGA
- a CDS encoding type II toxin-antitoxin system death-on-curing family toxin yields MKRLSLQQVLRLHTMLINETGGSDGLRDEGLLDSALNAPFQSFAGEDLYQTVPAKAARLGFSLIKNHAFLDGNKRIGILVMLTFLEMNGFMPDCTDDELIQLGLRLAAGQIDDRQLLDWIIDHV; encoded by the coding sequence ATGAAACGGTTATCCCTTCAGCAGGTGTTGCGACTTCACACCATGCTGATTAACGAAACTGGCGGCAGTGATGGTCTCCGGGATGAAGGGCTGCTGGATTCTGCTCTAAATGCGCCCTTTCAAAGCTTTGCGGGTGAAGATCTGTACCAAACGGTTCCAGCCAAAGCCGCTCGTTTGGGCTTTTCACTGATCAAAAACCATGCGTTTTTAGATGGCAATAAACGGATCGGTATTCTGGTTATGCTAACATTTCTGGAGATGAACGGCTTTATGCCTGATTGTACGGATGATGAACTGATCCAGTTAGGTCTCAGGCTGGCGGCTGGTCAAATAGATGATCGGCAACTGCTTGACTGGATTATTGATCATGTCTGA
- a CDS encoding type II toxin-antitoxin system Phd/YefM family antitoxin — protein MQINTENLVSITEANQNFSKVARLVDENGAAIILKNNTPRYVLIEFSQFQEEAALDDDAVDAIAKRILKKHQAAFEELAK, from the coding sequence ATGCAAATCAATACCGAAAATTTAGTTTCCATTACCGAAGCCAACCAGAATTTTTCGAAGGTTGCCCGGCTTGTTGATGAAAACGGCGCTGCCATCATTTTAAAAAACAATACCCCCCGCTATGTCCTGATTGAGTTCAGCCAGTTTCAGGAAGAAGCCGCACTTGACGATGACGCAGTTGACGCCATTGCCAAACGGATTCTTAAAAAACATCAAGCCGCCTTTGAGGAATTGGCCAAATGA
- a CDS encoding serine hydrolase yields the protein MDINLNEYFKKQNKFSGNVLLSKNNEIIFNESYGYSNKEKGIKNTLQTKFMIGSMTKVITALCIMQLSEKGMLSTQQHIDDYLPDVYQGHGITIHHLLTHTSGIPNYVMLRKQIKWGEHHTPQEILQIVKGYKLKFPVGEKWSYSNTNYLILGLIIEMVSGMNYHQYVKNYLFIPAKMNHSGFIDEEQKKCSQ from the coding sequence ATGGATATTAATTTAAATGAGTACTTTAAAAAACAAAATAAATTTAGTGGAAATGTCTTGTTATCAAAAAATAATGAAATTATATTTAATGAATCATATGGATATTCAAATAAGGAAAAAGGAATAAAAAATACACTTCAAACAAAATTTATGATTGGCTCGATGACAAAGGTAATAACTGCATTATGTATTATGCAGTTATCAGAAAAAGGGATGCTTTCAACACAACAGCATATTGACGATTATCTTCCAGACGTTTACCAGGGTCATGGTATTACCATTCATCATCTGCTAACTCATACTTCTGGGATACCGAACTACGTGATGTTAAGAAAACAAATAAAATGGGGAGAACATCATACCCCCCAAGAAATACTACAAATTGTCAAAGGTTATAAATTGAAATTCCCTGTTGGTGAAAAATGGTCGTACAGTAATACGAATTATCTTATTCTTGGTTTGATCATTGAAATGGTTTCAGGAATGAATTATCACCAATATGTTAAAAATTATCTATTTATTCCTGCTAAAATGAATCATTCAGGATTTATTGATGAAGAACAAAAAAAATGTAGCCAATAA
- a CDS encoding IS3 family transposase (programmed frameshift), with amino-acid sequence MSRKRRTWTPEEKAAIVLEILREENTLAEISKKYDVSQQLLSRWKTEFIANMSAVFNKKNEDVDKLKQEHEDEKELLVKKIGELTLDVDWLKKKPNPNLSNEEKRTLIDWKHPFLTIKKQCQLLTLSRSTAYHEPIDVAPSKDEINIKNAIDRIHFEEPAYGVRRIRNELHKLGFHQVGRRLVRRYMMEMDIVCFYPGPNLSKRAKAAKTYPYLLRNLEINQPNQVWSIDITYIGTPNGFVYLTAIIDWYSRYIVGYTISNTLQTDMVTRVIKTAIQTYGAPEIINSDQGSQFTSNAYIDLIKSFKTTKISMDGKGRATDNIAIERFFRSYKWERLYLLYPETVTEVRAMTKEYIAKYNNERGHQRFNYKTPAAVFYENMALAA; translated from the exons ATGAGTAGAAAACGACGAACCTGGACCCCAGAGGAAAAAGCAGCCATCGTGCTGGAAATCCTCAGAGAAGAAAATACGTTAGCCGAGATCTCTAAGAAGTATGATGTATCTCAGCAATTATTAAGCCGCTGGAAAACCGAATTTATCGCCAATATGTCCGCCGTCTTCAATAAGAAAAATGAAGATGTTGACAAACTCAAACAAGAGCATGAAGATGAAAAGGAGCTGCTCGTAAAGAAAATAGGCGAATTAACATTGGATGTCGATTGGCTTAAAAAAAAAC CAAATCCAAATCTCTCAAATGAAGAAAAAAGAACGTTAATTGATTGGAAGCACCCTTTCTTAACCATAAAAAAACAGTGCCAACTTCTGACGCTATCGCGATCAACAGCTTATCATGAACCCATAGATGTTGCGCCATCCAAAGATGAAATCAATATCAAAAACGCCATTGATCGTATTCATTTTGAGGAGCCAGCCTATGGCGTCAGACGAATCAGGAATGAATTGCATAAACTGGGCTTTCATCAAGTAGGCAGGCGTCTTGTCAGGCGTTATATGATGGAAATGGATATTGTTTGTTTCTATCCCGGCCCCAATCTGAGTAAGCGAGCCAAAGCAGCCAAAACTTATCCCTACCTGCTGAGAAATCTTGAAATTAACCAACCGAATCAGGTGTGGTCCATTGACATTACTTATATAGGAACCCCAAATGGATTTGTGTATTTAACCGCTATTATTGACTGGTATTCCCGTTATATTGTGGGATACACCATCAGCAACACCTTGCAAACCGACATGGTCACCCGTGTTATAAAAACCGCCATTCAAACCTATGGTGCACCTGAGATCATTAACAGTGACCAGGGCAGTCAGTTTACGTCAAATGCCTATATTGACCTGATTAAAAGCTTTAAAACGACAAAAATCAGCATGGACGGTAAAGGCCGTGCTACCGACAATATTGCCATTGAACGGTTTTTTCGATCATATAAATGGGAACGCCTGTATTTGCTGTACCCGGAAACCGTCACTGAAGTGAGAGCCATGACAAAGGAATACATCGCTAAATATAACAATGAGCGAGGTCACCAGCGATTCAATTACAAAACACCGGCAGCTGTATTCTATGAAAATATGGCATTGGCTGCCTAA
- a CDS encoding abortive phage infection protein, with protein sequence MDIIRRGVYISEDAWDDVYYWKQAINQKMIYSHETALVFLELTDRDPLEVTVTVPFGYNSSHLRKENLRVFSVKKEWYEIGITQVKTNFGRGIRCYNQERTICDLLSPRYQTDLGLIAEAVKRYFRKKDKNVTLLLNYANIFGVEKRIKAYMEVLM encoded by the coding sequence GTGGACATTATACGTCGAGGTGTCTATATCAGCGAGGATGCTTGGGATGATGTCTATTACTGGAAACAGGCCATCAACCAAAAAATGATTTATTCCCATGAAACGGCCTTGGTTTTTTTAGAACTGACAGATCGGGATCCCCTTGAGGTCACCGTAACAGTTCCCTTTGGTTATAATAGCAGCCACTTACGCAAAGAAAATCTCCGTGTTTTTAGCGTCAAGAAAGAATGGTACGAAATTGGAATTACCCAGGTTAAAACAAATTTTGGCCGGGGCATTCGCTGTTATAATCAGGAACGGACCATTTGCGATCTCTTAAGTCCCCGCTACCAGACCGATCTGGGGCTGATTGCTGAAGCCGTTAAACGCTATTTCAGAAAAAAAGACAAAAATGTTACGCTACTGCTTAACTATGCCAATATCTTTGGCGTAGAAAAGCGGATTAAAGCATATATGGAGGTGTTAATGTGA
- a CDS encoding GNAT family N-acetyltransferase yields the protein MKIRHTQIEDIPGIEEIYSHARTMMAAMGNPHQWVDGYPQPSLIEDDIKKQISYVCEVDGRIEAVFVLLREGDPDYNRIFDGQWRNDDPYVAIHRVASAGNVAGLTRAIFDWCEKICTNIRIDTHRDNRIMQRVLTKNGFTYCGLIYLKSGAERLAYQRVGKK from the coding sequence ATGAAGATTAGACATACGCAAATTGAAGATATCCCGGGGATTGAAGAAATTTACAGCCATGCCCGCACCATGATGGCCGCGATGGGCAATCCCCATCAATGGGTTGATGGTTATCCCCAACCAAGCCTGATTGAAGATGACATCAAAAAGCAGATCAGTTATGTCTGTGAAGTTGACGGTCGGATCGAGGCGGTGTTTGTGCTGCTACGGGAAGGCGATCCTGACTATAACCGGATTTTTGACGGACAGTGGCGAAATGATGACCCGTACGTTGCCATCCATCGGGTGGCCAGTGCCGGCAATGTGGCCGGACTAACCAGGGCGATTTTTGACTGGTGCGAAAAAATCTGTACCAATATCCGGATTGATACCCATCGGGACAATCGGATCATGCAACGTGTCCTCACTAAAAATGGTTTTACTTATTGCGGTCTGATTTATCTCAAGAGTGGGGCTGAACGGCTGGCCTATCAGCGTGTCGGCAAGAAGTGA
- a CDS encoding carboxymuconolactone decarboxylase family protein, translating into MDQTRYQIGIEQLRKIDGVGGEKVIESLKTIAPDLGNYIIEFAFGDIYPRPELTLAERELITITSLLTAGGCEPQLDVHINGALNVGILPEKIIEAFIQCIPYTGFPKVLNAVAVAKKVFANRDALPHDQPAPGKR; encoded by the coding sequence ATGGATCAAACACGTTATCAAATTGGCATCGAGCAGTTAAGAAAAATTGATGGAGTTGGCGGCGAAAAAGTGATCGAATCACTTAAAACAATCGCGCCCGACCTGGGCAATTACATTATCGAATTCGCCTTTGGCGATATCTACCCCCGGCCGGAGCTGACCCTTGCGGAACGGGAACTGATCACCATCACCAGCCTGCTGACCGCTGGCGGCTGTGAACCTCAGCTGGACGTACATATTAATGGTGCCTTAAATGTCGGGATTCTACCAGAGAAAATTATTGAAGCTTTTATTCAATGTATCCCCTACACCGGATTTCCGAAAGTTTTAAACGCCGTTGCAGTTGCCAAAAAAGTCTTTGCCAACCGTGACGCACTCCCCCATGACCAGCCGGCTCCTGGCAAGCGTTAA
- a CDS encoding MerR family transcriptional regulator, whose translation MIISEMAQLTKISEYTLRYYEKKELITVSRDARGRRNYDENDIEWIRFIKRLKETGMPLREIKKYSDLRAEGDQTIPERLAMLEAHRLFVVAEQQKWAQNLCNLDAKIEYYATIPLTTDKTKF comes from the coding sequence ATGATTATCAGCGAAATGGCCCAACTGACCAAGATCAGTGAATATACCCTGCGATATTATGAAAAGAAGGAATTGATTACCGTTTCCCGTGATGCCCGGGGTCGACGCAATTATGATGAAAACGATATTGAATGGATTCGTTTCATAAAACGACTAAAAGAGACCGGGATGCCGCTGCGAGAGATCAAAAAATATTCCGATTTGAGAGCCGAAGGCGATCAGACCATCCCCGAACGACTGGCGATGCTTGAAGCCCACCGCTTATTCGTTGTTGCGGAACAGCAAAAATGGGCTCAAAATCTTTGTAACCTTGATGCAAAAATAGAGTATTATGCTACAATACCGTTAACTACTGATAAAACAAAATTTTAG
- a CDS encoding VOC family protein, with product MKFSWVTVTVKDMDESIRFYTDIVGLTVDSRRLAGPDLELAFLGDGETKLELIYNKTIPATSIDANISLGFEVVSLEQTMAELEEKGIQHSVPFQPAPQIRYLFISDPNGLKIQLLEHL from the coding sequence ATGAAGTTTTCATGGGTAACAGTCACCGTCAAAGATATGGATGAATCGATCCGGTTTTATACCGATATTGTGGGATTGACGGTGGACAGCCGCAGGCTGGCCGGGCCAGATCTTGAACTGGCTTTTTTAGGGGATGGCGAAACCAAGCTGGAACTGATTTACAATAAGACCATCCCGGCGACGAGCATTGACGCCAACATTTCACTGGGATTTGAAGTCGTCTCACTGGAGCAAACGATGGCAGAATTAGAAGAAAAAGGTATCCAGCACAGCGTTCCGTTTCAGCCCGCACCGCAGATCAGGTACCTCTTTATCAGCGACCCCAATGGGCTTAAGATTCAGCTGCTGGAGCACCTGTAA
- a CDS encoding FRG domain-containing protein, protein MTNQLIINSLSAYIDEIEKFPSSEFLYRGEAKEYRERTSSALRQYKGTFYDTKEYPFSIMLDDFYREVTPVLSNVEHENFIAFAQHYGIPTPLIDVTKSPLVALYFACQNETEENGYVYLFEDNYIDITKIIQKYPNQNVLEELFVNNEKDFLSLLPVLEKYYKTNKTDFDTNLSNLLKDYHHYFSETIWIGYT, encoded by the coding sequence ATGACAAATCAACTGATAATAAATTCTCTAAGTGCGTACATTGATGAAATAGAAAAGTTTCCATCCTCTGAATTTTTATATAGGGGAGAGGCTAAAGAATATCGAGAACGAACTTCATCGGCATTACGCCAGTATAAAGGTACATTTTATGATACGAAGGAGTATCCATTTAGCATAATGCTAGATGACTTTTATAGAGAGGTAACACCGGTTTTATCGAACGTCGAACATGAAAACTTTATTGCATTTGCTCAGCATTATGGCATACCAACCCCTTTAATTGATGTAACAAAATCTCCATTAGTAGCGCTCTATTTTGCATGCCAAAATGAAACTGAAGAAAATGGTTATGTATATCTATTTGAAGATAATTATATAGACATTACGAAAATAATTCAGAAATATCCAAACCAGAATGTACTTGAAGAACTATTTGTTAATAATGAAAAGGACTTTTTGAGTTTGCTTCCAGTACTTGAAAAATACTATAAAACCAATAAAACTGACTTCGATACAAATCTATCTAACCTTCTGAAAGATTATCATCATTACTTTAGTGAAACTATTTGGATAGGCTATACTTAA
- a CDS encoding IS3 family transposase (programmed frameshift), with product MTRRERRIFTDEFKNQVVQLYLNGKPRHEIIKEYELSASAFDRWVKQHQNSGSFKEKDNRSDEENELIKLRKEVQQLKMENDIPKASSADHRTKVEVIQANQDRYSVSAMCKVLKITXSTYYYESKTRKSEDEKKLKQDITDIFKASRRNYGTRKIKKELEKKKQIVSRRRIGRIMKELGLVSTYTIAQFKVHKTPVNNDKIQNEVNRQFDDREQLEVVVSDLTYVRVAGKWNYVCILLDLYNREIIGYSAGAQKDAMLVYQAFATVKYRLDKISIFHTDRGNEFKNNIIDGIIDTFNIRRSLSQKGCPYDNAVAEATFKVFKTEFVYPNTFDSLEQLKLELFDYIHWYNHIRIHSSLDYMTPIEFKTADLKKVV from the exons ATGACCAGAAGAGAACGCCGAATTTTTACAGATGAATTTAAAAATCAGGTCGTCCAATTATATTTAAACGGAAAACCCAGACATGAAATTATTAAGGAGTATGAATTGTCAGCTTCAGCCTTTGATCGTTGGGTGAAACAGCATCAAAACTCCGGATCATTTAAAGAAAAAGACAACCGCAGTGATGAAGAAAACGAGTTAATCAAATTGCGCAAAGAAGTCCAACAATTAAAAATGGAAAACGACATCC CTAAAGCAAGCAGCGCTGATCATAGGACGAAAGTAGAAGTCATCCAAGCGAATCAAGACAGATACTCGGTATCAGCAATGTGTAAAGTCCTAAAAATAACACRAAGCACCTATTATTATGAGTCTAAAACCCGAAAATCAGAAGATGAAAAAAAACTGAAACAGGATATTACCGACATTTTCAAGGCTAGCAGGCGTAATTATGGCACGCGTAAAATCAAAAAAGAACTGGAAAAGAAAAAACAGATTGTATCACGCCGACGGATTGGCCGAATAATGAAAGAACTGGGCCTGGTATCGACCTATACAATCGCTCAATTCAAAGTTCATAAAACACCGGTAAACAATGATAAAATCCAAAACGAAGTTAATCGCCAGTTTGATGACAGAGAGCAGCTGGAAGTAGTTGTCAGTGATCTTACCTATGTTCGTGTTGCCGGAAAATGGAATTATGTATGTATTCTTCTGGATTTATACAATCGCGAAATTATTGGTTACAGCGCAGGCGCGCAAAAAGATGCCATGCTTGTTTATCAGGCTTTTGCAACGGTCAAATACAGACTGGATAAGATATCAATCTTCCATACGGATCGTGGAAATGAATTTAAAAACAATATTATTGATGGGATCATCGATACGTTTAATATCAGACGTTCATTGAGTCAAAAAGGTTGTCCGTATGACAATGCCGTTGCTGAAGCTACCTTTAAAGTTTTTAAAACTGAATTTGTGTATCCGAATACGTTTGACTCCCTGGAACAGCTAAAACTGGAATTGTTTGATTATATTCATTGGTATAATCACATCCGAATTCATTCGTCTCTTGATTATATGACGCCGATTGAATTCAAAACAGCAGACCTTAAAAAAGTTGTCTGA
- a CDS encoding N-acetyltransferase, whose translation MFSRTWHGIVPLKMRAAFEEYEYQTGVKDTLAIPGNRGAFLKIVEQGEYAHFFLCTKWDSMASMIAYAGQEPAIAVTYPEDEHYGLISDPIVIIEEVLDDIGWQGKAKKPMKHEKPPITAITYRSGDESLLDDIQELWEALNWHHRDAAANFKSHYEAFTFEMRKKNLLQKAKNGQLRIEIAVDQKTAQNVGYCISRVEFSGDVEMESLYVQDDYRGLGLGETLLSNAIAWMDEMGAHTKTVAVAVGNEKAFSFYERFGFYPRKTLLEQIK comes from the coding sequence ATGTTTTCACGAACCTGGCATGGGATTGTACCGCTTAAAATGCGGGCGGCGTTTGAAGAATATGAATATCAAACCGGTGTTAAAGATACCCTGGCCATCCCGGGCAATCGGGGTGCTTTTTTAAAAATTGTCGAGCAGGGTGAATATGCTCATTTTTTTCTCTGCACAAAGTGGGATTCAATGGCCAGCATGATTGCCTATGCCGGGCAGGAACCTGCGATTGCGGTGACTTATCCTGAGGATGAACACTATGGATTGATCTCCGATCCGATTGTGATCATTGAGGAAGTCCTAGATGATATTGGTTGGCAAGGCAAGGCGAAAAAACCGATGAAACACGAAAAACCCCCAATCACAGCGATTACCTATCGCAGCGGCGATGAATCGCTGTTGGATGACATCCAGGAGCTGTGGGAAGCATTGAACTGGCATCATCGCGATGCCGCCGCGAATTTTAAATCACACTATGAAGCGTTTACTTTTGAGATGCGTAAAAAAAATCTGCTCCAGAAGGCCAAAAATGGGCAACTGCGAATTGAAATTGCGGTTGATCAGAAAACTGCTCAAAATGTCGGGTACTGTATTTCCCGGGTCGAATTTTCGGGTGATGTTGAAATGGAATCCTTATATGTGCAGGACGACTATCGGGGATTGGGTCTTGGTGAGACATTGTTAAGCAATGCCATTGCCTGGATGGATGAAATGGGGGCCCACACCAAGACCGTGGCGGTGGCAGTCGGCAACGAGAAGGCTTTCAGCTTTTATGAGCGCTTTGGTTTTTATCCCCGAAAAACTTTGCTGGAGCAGATAAAATAG
- a CDS encoding GNAT family N-acetyltransferase, with translation MILIKECSIDDLMDYQKISRQTYWETFAGMNTQANMQAYLEEAFNLEKLRSEWLNEASFFYFIFCNEQLAGYMKLNEGKAQTDLHDPLSLEVERIYVLKEFQGNGLGWQLMDKAVALGKARKLTYLWLGVWEDNKKALSFYQKHNFYKIGSHDFIMGDEIQTDYLMRKDLINDEKCRLMDTSLQK, from the coding sequence ATGATTTTAATAAAAGAATGTTCAATCGATGATTTAATGGACTATCAAAAAATATCCCGCCAAACCTATTGGGAGACCTTTGCCGGAATGAATACGCAAGCGAATATGCAGGCTTATTTGGAGGAGGCGTTTAATTTAGAAAAGCTCAGAAGTGAATGGTTAAATGAAGCCTCATTTTTCTATTTCATATTTTGTAATGAACAATTGGCAGGCTATATGAAACTTAATGAAGGCAAAGCACAAACCGATCTTCATGATCCCTTATCACTTGAAGTCGAAAGAATCTATGTTTTGAAGGAGTTTCAGGGAAATGGATTGGGATGGCAATTGATGGATAAAGCAGTAGCGCTGGGAAAAGCCCGGAAGCTGACCTATCTGTGGTTGGGGGTCTGGGAGGACAACAAAAAAGCCTTGAGTTTTTATCAAAAACACAACTTCTATAAAATCGGGTCACATGATTTTATAATGGGAGATGAGATCCAGACGGATTATCTGATGAGAAAAGACCTCATTAATGATGAAAAATGCCGATTAATGGATACCTCATTGCAAAAGTAA
- a CDS encoding transglutaminase family protein — translation MIRKFLLATDMIDFHHFTIQDKAQQLFTAGMTNIEKTRTAYHFVRDEIPHSFDCNAQVITAKASDVLIHKTGICHAKANLLAALLRSQKIPAGFCFQHITLADDDSLGYCVHAYNAVFIEEKWIKLDARGNKPGVNAQFSLSKPILAFQNRPEYDEYNWPGIFANPHRDTMLMLEKGRSLQDIMDNIPDTLNVKPDVLINDTSQT, via the coding sequence ATGATTCGAAAATTCTTATTAGCAACAGACATGATTGATTTTCATCATTTCACAATCCAGGACAAAGCACAGCAGTTATTTACAGCTGGCATGACAAATATCGAAAAGACAAGAACCGCCTATCACTTTGTCAGGGATGAAATTCCCCATTCGTTTGATTGCAATGCCCAGGTGATCACTGCAAAAGCATCGGATGTGCTGATCCACAAAACCGGCATTTGTCATGCCAAAGCCAATTTGCTGGCGGCCCTGTTGCGATCTCAGAAAATCCCTGCTGGCTTCTGTTTTCAGCATATTACGCTGGCCGATGATGACTCCCTGGGGTATTGTGTTCATGCATACAATGCCGTTTTTATCGAAGAAAAGTGGATCAAGCTTGATGCCAGGGGCAATAAACCGGGTGTCAATGCGCAATTTTCACTCAGCAAACCGATCCTGGCCTTTCAGAATCGACCGGAATATGATGAATACAACTGGCCGGGAATCTTCGCCAATCCCCATCGGGACACCATGCTGATGCTTGAAAAGGGTAGAAGTCTTCAGGATATCATGGATAACATCCCGGATACGCTCAACGTCAAGCCAGATGTATTAATCAACGATACCAGCCAAACTTAA
- a CDS encoding DsbA family protein, translating into MKIEIWSDYGCPFCYIGKKSLPWPLRKQG; encoded by the coding sequence ATGAAAATAGAAATTTGGTCAGATTATGGATGTCCCTTTTGTTATATCGGGAAAAAAAGCTTACCTTGGCCCTTGAGAAAACAGGGATGA